From the Priestia koreensis genome, one window contains:
- the rplD gene encoding 50S ribosomal protein L4, translating into MPKVALFNQNGKNVGEIELNASVFGIEPNKHVMFEAVLMQRASLRQGTHKVKTRSEVRGGGRKPWRQKGTGRARQGSIRSPQWRGGGTVFGPVPRSYSYKLPKKVRRLAIKSALSSKVLDNSFVVVEGLSFDAPKTKEMVAVLKNLSVDRKALVVTADLSENVALSARNIPGVTVVAANGLSVLDLVNHDKVVITKEAVEKVEEVLA; encoded by the coding sequence ATGCCAAAAGTAGCATTGTTTAACCAAAACGGTAAAAACGTTGGAGAAATCGAACTTAACGCTTCCGTTTTCGGTATTGAACCAAACAAACATGTAATGTTTGAAGCAGTATTAATGCAAAGAGCATCTTTGCGTCAAGGTACTCATAAAGTTAAAACGCGTTCTGAAGTACGAGGCGGTGGCCGTAAACCATGGCGTCAAAAAGGTACTGGACGTGCTCGTCAAGGATCTATCCGTTCTCCACAATGGCGTGGCGGTGGTACCGTATTCGGACCAGTTCCAAGAAGCTACAGCTACAAACTTCCTAAAAAAGTTCGTCGCTTAGCAATCAAATCTGCTCTATCTTCTAAAGTATTAGACAACAGCTTCGTAGTTGTTGAAGGGTTATCTTTCGATGCTCCTAAAACAAAAGAAATGGTAGCAGTACTTAAAAACTTATCAGTAGACCGCAAAGCTTTAGTGGTAACTGCTGACTTAAGCGAAAACGTTGCTCTATCTGCACGTAACATCCCTGGAGTAACTGTAGTTGCAGCTAATGGTTTAAGCGTATTAGACCTAGTAAACCATGACAAAGTTGTAATTACTAAAGAAGCGGTTGAAAAAGTAGAGGAGGTGCTTGCATAA
- the rpsG gene encoding 30S ribosomal protein S7: MPRKGPVAKRDVLPDPIYNSKLVTRLVNKIMIDGKRGKAQTILYNAFDVIKERSGKDAMEVFEQALKNIMPVLEVRARRVGGSNYQVPVEVRPERRTTLGLRWLVNYARLRGEKTMEERLANEILDAANNTGAAVKKREDTHKMAEANKAFAHYRW, encoded by the coding sequence ATGCCACGTAAAGGTCCTGTTGCAAAACGTGATGTGTTACCAGATCCGATTTACAATTCTAAGCTTGTAACACGTCTTGTTAACAAAATCATGATCGATGGTAAGAGAGGTAAAGCTCAAACAATTCTTTATAACGCGTTTGATGTTATTAAAGAACGTTCAGGTAAAGATGCTATGGAGGTTTTCGAACAAGCTCTTAAAAACATCATGCCTGTATTAGAAGTTAGAGCACGTCGTGTAGGTGGTTCAAACTACCAAGTACCTGTTGAGGTGCGCCCAGAACGCCGTACTACTCTTGGTCTTCGTTGGTTAGTAAACTATGCTCGTCTTCGCGGTGAAAAAACGATGGAAGAGCGTTTAGCTAACGAAATCTTAGACGCAGCTAACAACACTGGTGCTGCAGTTAAGAAACGTGAAGATACTCACAAAATGGCTGAAGCAAATAAAGCATTTGCTCACTATCGTTGGTAA
- the fusA gene encoding elongation factor G, protein MAREFSLGNTRNIGIMAHIDAGKTTTTERILFYTGRIHKIGETHEGASQMDWMAQEQERGITITSAATTAQWKNHRVNIIDTPGHVDFTVEVERSLRVLDGAVAVLDAQSGVEPQTETVWRQATTYGVPRVVFVNKMDKIGADFLYSVKTMHDRLGANAHPIQLPIGAEDEFEGIIDLIDMVAYFYEDDLGTRSEAVEIPEEYKELADEYRSKLVEAVAELDEELMMKYLEEGELSTDELKAGIRQGTINVEFYPVICGSAFKNKGVQLMLDAVIDYLPSPLDVPAIKGTLPDTEEEVTRESSDEAPFSALAFKVMTDPYVGKLTFFRVYSGVLNSGSYVQNSTKGKRERVGRILQMHANSREEISVVYAGDIAAAVGLKDTTTGDTLCDEKSLVILESMEFPEPVISLSVEPKSKADQDKMTTALQKLQEEDPTFRAETNQETGQVIISGMGELHLDIIVDRMRREFKVEANVGAPQVAYRETFRGSARVEGKFARQSGGRGQFGHVWIEFSPNEEGKGFEFENKIVGGVVPREYVPAVQAGLEASMANGVLAGYPLIDVKAALVDGSYHDVDSSEMAFKVAASLALKNAVSKCSPVILEPMMKVEVVIPDEYLGDIMGDVTSRRGRVEGMEARGNAQVVRAFVPLSEMFGYATALRSNTQGRGTYSMHFDHYEEVPKSISEEIVKKNKGE, encoded by the coding sequence ATGGCAAGAGAGTTCTCCTTAGGTAACACTCGTAATATTGGTATCATGGCTCACATTGATGCTGGTAAAACAACAACTACTGAGCGTATCTTGTTCTATACTGGTCGTATCCATAAAATTGGAGAAACACACGAAGGTGCTTCTCAAATGGACTGGATGGCTCAAGAACAAGAACGTGGTATCACAATCACATCAGCTGCAACAACTGCACAATGGAAAAACCATCGTGTAAACATCATCGATACACCAGGACACGTAGACTTCACTGTAGAAGTTGAACGTTCACTTCGTGTACTTGATGGTGCTGTAGCAGTACTTGATGCACAATCAGGTGTAGAGCCTCAAACTGAAACTGTATGGCGTCAAGCGACAACATACGGAGTACCACGCGTAGTATTCGTTAACAAAATGGATAAAATCGGTGCGGACTTCTTATATTCAGTTAAAACAATGCATGATCGCTTAGGAGCTAATGCACACCCTATCCAATTACCAATCGGTGCTGAAGATGAATTCGAAGGTATCATTGACCTAATTGACATGGTTGCTTACTTCTACGAAGATGATTTAGGAACTCGTTCAGAAGCTGTAGAAATTCCTGAGGAATATAAAGAGCTTGCTGATGAGTATCGTTCTAAATTAGTTGAAGCGGTAGCAGAACTTGATGAAGAATTAATGATGAAATATCTTGAAGAGGGCGAGCTTTCTACTGATGAGTTAAAAGCTGGTATCCGTCAAGGTACAATCAACGTTGAATTCTACCCAGTTATCTGTGGTTCAGCATTCAAAAACAAAGGTGTTCAACTTATGTTAGATGCTGTAATCGACTACTTGCCTTCACCATTAGACGTACCTGCGATTAAAGGTACTTTACCAGATACAGAGGAAGAAGTAACTCGTGAATCTTCTGATGAGGCTCCGTTCTCAGCTTTAGCATTCAAAGTTATGACTGACCCTTATGTTGGTAAATTAACTTTCTTCCGTGTGTACTCTGGTGTACTTAACTCTGGATCTTATGTACAGAACTCTACAAAAGGTAAGCGTGAGCGTGTAGGACGTATCCTACAAATGCATGCTAACTCTCGTGAAGAGATCTCTGTAGTATACGCAGGGGATATCGCAGCAGCAGTAGGTCTTAAAGATACTACTACTGGTGATACTCTATGTGATGAGAAATCATTAGTTATCCTAGAGTCTATGGAATTCCCAGAGCCAGTTATCTCATTATCTGTTGAGCCTAAATCTAAGGCTGACCAAGATAAAATGACAACTGCTCTACAAAAACTTCAAGAAGAAGACCCAACTTTCCGTGCGGAAACTAACCAAGAGACTGGTCAAGTTATCATCTCTGGTATGGGTGAGCTTCACCTTGATATCATCGTTGACCGTATGCGTCGCGAGTTCAAAGTAGAAGCTAACGTTGGTGCTCCTCAAGTTGCTTACCGTGAAACATTCCGTGGTTCTGCACGCGTTGAAGGTAAGTTCGCTCGCCAATCTGGTGGACGTGGACAATTCGGTCACGTATGGATCGAGTTCTCTCCAAACGAAGAAGGAAAAGGCTTCGAATTTGAAAACAAAATCGTCGGTGGTGTAGTACCACGTGAATACGTTCCAGCTGTTCAAGCAGGTCTTGAAGCTTCAATGGCAAACGGCGTATTAGCTGGTTACCCATTAATCGATGTTAAGGCCGCTCTTGTAGACGGTTCTTACCATGATGTTGACTCAAGTGAGATGGCGTTTAAAGTCGCTGCATCTTTAGCTCTTAAAAATGCAGTTTCTAAATGTAGCCCAGTTATCCTTGAGCCAATGATGAAAGTTGAAGTTGTAATCCCTGATGAATATCTTGGAGATATCATGGGTGACGTAACTTCACGTCGCGGTCGTGTAGAAGGTATGGAAGCACGCGGTAACGCTCAAGTTGTACGTGCATTCGTTCCTCTATCTGAAATGTTTGGTTATGCAACTGCATTACGTTCAAACACTCAAGGCCGTGGAACATACTCTATGCACTTCGATCATTACGAAGAAGTACCTAAGAGTATTTCAGAAGAAATTGTTAAAAAAAATAAAGGTGAATAA
- a CDS encoding 50S ribosomal protein L7ae-like protein, whose translation MSYEKVKQAKDIIVGTKQTVKALKRGAVKEVIVAKDADPGITSEVIQTANEMQVPLFYVDSMKRLGKACEIDVGAATVAIAN comes from the coding sequence ATGTCTTATGAAAAAGTAAAGCAGGCTAAGGATATTATTGTAGGGACAAAACAGACAGTGAAAGCTCTTAAACGAGGAGCTGTAAAAGAGGTTATTGTAGCGAAGGATGCAGATCCTGGTATTACTTCTGAAGTGATCCAAACTGCTAATGAGATGCAAGTCCCCTTATTTTACGTCGATTCTATGAAAAGGCTTGGAAAAGCTTGCGAAATAGATGTGGGAGCAGCAACTGTAGCGATAGCTAACTGA
- the tuf gene encoding elongation factor Tu yields MAKEKFDRSKTHANIGTIGHVDHGKTTLTAAITTVLAKRSGKGAAMAYDMIDAAPEERERGITISTAHVEYETDTRHYAHVDCPGHADYVKNMITGAAQMDGGILVVSAADGPMPQTREHILLSRQVGVPYLVVFLNKCDMVDDEELLELVEMEVRDLLSEYDFPGDDVPVVKGSALKALEGAPEWEEKIVELMNAVDEYIPTPERDTEKPFMMPVEDVFSITGRGTVATGRVERGQVKVGDTIQIIGLTEEPKSTTVTGVEMFRKLLDYAEAGDNIGALLRGVAREDIQRGQVLAKPGTITPHTKFKAEVYVLSKEEGGRHTPFFTNYRPQFYFRTTDVTGICNLPEGVEMVMPGDNIEMTVELIAPIAIEEGTKFSIREGGRTVGAGVVATITE; encoded by the coding sequence ATGGCTAAAGAAAAATTTGATCGTTCCAAAACGCATGCAAATATCGGTACAATTGGTCACGTTGACCATGGTAAAACTACATTAACAGCTGCTATCACTACTGTTCTTGCTAAACGCAGTGGTAAAGGTGCAGCTATGGCATATGACATGATCGACGCTGCTCCAGAAGAGCGTGAGCGTGGTATCACAATCTCAACTGCACACGTTGAGTACGAAACTGATACTCGTCACTATGCACACGTTGACTGCCCAGGACATGCTGACTATGTTAAAAACATGATCACAGGTGCTGCACAAATGGACGGAGGGATCTTAGTAGTATCCGCTGCTGACGGCCCAATGCCACAAACTCGTGAACACATCCTATTATCTCGTCAAGTAGGTGTACCTTACCTTGTTGTATTCTTAAACAAATGTGACATGGTAGACGACGAAGAACTTCTTGAGTTAGTAGAAATGGAAGTTCGCGACCTTCTTTCTGAGTACGACTTCCCTGGTGATGACGTACCTGTAGTTAAAGGTTCTGCTCTTAAAGCTCTTGAAGGTGCTCCAGAGTGGGAAGAAAAAATCGTTGAGCTAATGAACGCTGTTGACGAATATATCCCAACTCCAGAACGCGATACTGAAAAACCATTCATGATGCCAGTTGAGGACGTATTCTCAATCACTGGTCGTGGTACTGTTGCTACAGGTCGTGTTGAGCGTGGACAAGTTAAAGTTGGTGACACAATTCAAATCATCGGTCTTACTGAAGAACCAAAATCTACAACTGTTACAGGTGTAGAAATGTTCCGTAAGCTTCTTGATTATGCTGAAGCTGGTGACAACATCGGAGCTCTACTTCGTGGTGTTGCTCGTGAAGACATCCAACGTGGACAAGTACTTGCTAAACCAGGTACAATCACTCCACACACAAAATTCAAAGCTGAAGTTTACGTTCTTTCTAAAGAAGAAGGTGGACGTCACACTCCATTTTTCACAAACTACCGTCCACAGTTCTACTTCCGTACAACTGATGTAACTGGTATTTGTAACCTTCCTGAAGGTGTAGAAATGGTTATGCCTGGCGACAACATCGAAATGACTGTTGAACTTATCGCTCCAATCGCGATTGAAGAAGGTACTAAATTCTCAATCCGTGAAGGTGGACGTACAGTAGGCGCTGGCGTTGTAGCTACAATCACTGAGTAA
- the rplW gene encoding 50S ribosomal protein L23, producing the protein MKDPRDIIKRPVITERSTDIMVDKKYTFEVDVRANKTEVKDAIEKIFDVKVEKVNVMNYKGKFKRVGRYSGLTNRRRKAVVTLTADSKEIEIFEA; encoded by the coding sequence ATGAAAGATCCTCGTGATATTATTAAGCGCCCCGTTATCACTGAACGTTCAACTGATATCATGGTTGATAAAAAATACACTTTTGAAGTTGACGTAAGAGCTAATAAAACTGAGGTTAAAGATGCTATCGAAAAAATCTTTGACGTAAAAGTTGAAAAAGTTAACGTTATGAACTACAAAGGTAAATTCAAACGCGTAGGTCGCTACAGCGGTCTTACAAATCGTCGTCGTAAAGCGGTTGTTACTTTAACTGCTGACAGCAAAGAAATCGAAATCTTTGAAGCTTAA
- the rpsJ gene encoding 30S ribosomal protein S10: MAKEKIRIRLKAYDHRILDQSAEKIVETAKRSGATVSGPIPLPTEKSVYTILRAVHKYKDSREQFEMRTHKRLIDIVNPTPQTVDSLMRLDLPSGVDIEIKL; encoded by the coding sequence ATGGCAAAAGAAAAGATTCGTATTCGTTTGAAAGCTTATGATCACAGAATTTTAGATCAATCTGCTGAAAAAATCGTTGAAACGGCTAAACGTTCTGGTGCTACTGTATCGGGTCCAATTCCGTTACCAACTGAAAAATCAGTTTACACGATTCTTCGTGCGGTGCATAAATACAAAGATTCTCGTGAGCAATTCGAAATGCGTACTCATAAACGCTTAATCGACATCGTGAATCCAACACCACAAACTGTTGATTCATTAATGCGTCTAGACTTACCGTCTGGTGTAGATATCGAAATCAAACTTTAA
- the rplC gene encoding 50S ribosomal protein L3, protein MTKGILGRKIGMTQVFAENGNLIPVTVIEAAPNVVLQKKTAETDGYEAIQLGFDDKREKLANKPAKGHVAKANTAPKRFIREIRDVNAADYEVGQEVKVDIFAEGDIIDVTGVSKGKGFQGAIKRHGQSRGPMAHGSRYHRRPGSMGPVAPNRVFKGKLLPGHMGSERVTVQNLAIVKVDTERNLLLVKGNVPGPKKALVVVKGAVKSK, encoded by the coding sequence ATGACCAAAGGAATCTTAGGAAGAAAAATCGGTATGACTCAAGTATTCGCTGAGAACGGTAACTTAATTCCTGTAACTGTAATTGAAGCTGCTCCTAACGTAGTACTTCAAAAGAAAACAGCTGAAACTGACGGTTATGAAGCAATCCAATTAGGATTTGATGATAAACGTGAGAAATTAGCTAACAAACCAGCAAAAGGACATGTTGCTAAAGCGAACACTGCTCCTAAGCGCTTCATCCGTGAAATCCGCGATGTAAATGCTGCTGATTATGAAGTTGGTCAAGAAGTCAAAGTTGATATTTTCGCAGAAGGCGATATTATCGATGTAACAGGTGTATCAAAAGGTAAAGGTTTCCAAGGTGCTATTAAACGCCACGGACAATCTCGTGGACCAATGGCTCACGGATCACGTTACCATCGTCGTCCTGGTTCTATGGGACCAGTTGCTCCAAACCGTGTATTCAAAGGGAAATTACTTCCTGGACACATGGGATCTGAGCGCGTAACTGTTCAAAACTTAGCAATCGTTAAGGTTGATACAGAACGCAATCTTCTATTAGTAAAAGGTAATGTACCGGGCCCTAAAAAAGCTTTAGTAGTTGTTAAAGGTGCGGTTAAATCTAAATAA
- the rplB gene encoding 50S ribosomal protein L2 — protein sequence MAIKKYKPTSNGRRGMSVSDFAEITTNQPEKSLLAPLHKKGGRNNQGKLTVRHQGGGHKRQYRVIDFKRDKDGIPGRVATIEYDPNRSANIALINYADGEKRYILAPKNLVVGMEIMSGTEADIKVGNALPLANIPVGSVIHNIELKPGKGGQLVRSAGTSAQVLGKEGKYVLVRLTSGEVRMILATCRATIGQVGNEQHELINIGKAGRSRWLGIRPTVRGSVMNPNDHPHGGGEGRSPIGRKSPMSPWGKPTLGYKTRKKKNKSDKFIVRRRKK from the coding sequence ATGGCGATTAAAAAATATAAACCAACCTCTAACGGTCGTCGTGGTATGTCAGTATCTGACTTTGCTGAGATCACAACGAACCAACCAGAGAAATCATTACTAGCACCTTTACACAAAAAAGGTGGTCGTAATAACCAAGGTAAATTAACTGTACGTCATCAAGGTGGCGGACACAAACGTCAATATCGTGTAATCGATTTTAAACGTGACAAAGATGGAATACCAGGTCGCGTTGCTACAATCGAGTACGATCCAAACCGTTCTGCAAACATCGCATTAATTAACTATGCTGATGGTGAAAAACGTTACATCCTAGCTCCTAAAAACTTAGTAGTTGGAATGGAAATCATGTCAGGTACAGAAGCAGACATTAAAGTAGGTAACGCATTACCACTTGCTAATATTCCAGTAGGTTCTGTTATTCATAACATCGAACTTAAGCCTGGTAAAGGTGGACAATTAGTACGTTCTGCTGGTACTTCTGCACAAGTACTTGGTAAAGAAGGTAAATACGTATTAGTACGTTTAACTTCTGGCGAAGTACGCATGATTCTAGCAACTTGCCGTGCAACAATCGGTCAAGTAGGTAACGAACAGCACGAACTTATCAACATCGGTAAAGCCGGTCGTTCACGCTGGTTAGGCATTCGTCCAACAGTTCGTGGTTCTGTAATGAACCCTAACGATCATCCACACGGTGGTGGTGAAGGACGCTCACCTATCGGACGTAAATCACCTATGTCACCTTGGGGTAAACCAACTCTTGGTTACAAAACTCGTAAGAAGAAAAACAAATCCGATAAATTTATCGTTCGTCGT
- the rpsL gene encoding 30S ribosomal protein S12 yields MPTINQLVRQGRVSKTDKSKSPALNRGYNSFKKAQTNVFSPQKRGVCTRVGTMTPKKPNSALRKYARVRLTNGIEVTAYIPGIGHNLQEHSVVLIRGGRVKDLPGVRYHIVRGALDTAGVDGRMQGRSKYGTKKPKVKK; encoded by the coding sequence ATGCCTACTATTAACCAACTAGTACGTCAAGGTCGCGTGAGCAAAACTGACAAGTCTAAATCACCGGCACTTAACAGAGGTTATAACAGCTTCAAAAAAGCACAAACTAACGTGTTCTCTCCGCAAAAACGTGGGGTATGTACTCGTGTAGGTACTATGACACCTAAGAAGCCGAACTCCGCGCTTCGTAAATATGCTCGTGTACGTTTAACTAACGGTATTGAGGTAACTGCTTATATCCCAGGTATCGGTCACAACTTACAAGAACACAGCGTTGTATTAATTCGCGGTGGACGTGTAAAAGACTTACCAGGGGTACGTTATCACATCGTTCGTGGTGCATTAGATACTGCAGGTGTAGACGGTCGTATGCAAGGTCGTTCTAAATACGGTACTAAGAAGCCAAAAGTTAAAAAATAA